The nucleotide window CGTGGTGAAACTGGGGCGTATTCCGCATCACTCGCCTTTTTCCGGCTGGAGCCGGCACGATGACGACACCGTCAGCGCCGCGCTGGAGCAGGTGGATATGCTGCCAAAAAGCCAGCAGGGCTGGCAAAGCCTTTCCGGCGGCGAGCGTCAGCGCGTGCATATCGCCCGGGCACTGGCGCAGGCACCGACGGAGATCCTGCTGGATGAGCCCACCAATCATCTGGATATCCACCACCAGCTGCAGCTGATGCAGCTGATCAGCACCCTGCCCGTGACCAGCATCGTCGCGCTGCACGATCTCAACCATGCGGCGATGTTTTGCGATGCGCTGATTGTGATGCAAAAGGGGCAGGTTGTCGCCGCCGGCACACCGCAGGCGGTTCTGTCTGAAGCGCTGCTCTGGGACGTTTTTCGCGTGAAAGCCCGCATTGAGATTTCGCGCTTTCATGGTAAACAGCACATTCACTTTCTCGCTTAGGGAACGCCTGCGTGCCTCTGCTCTCCCTGCGCCCGGCCACCACGCTCTGGACGCCCGTCCTGCCGGCCAGTCAGTTTATTTTCAACCTCGGCTTTTATGCGGTGGTGCCGTTCCTTGCCCTCTTTTTGCGCGATGACATGCGCCTTTCCGGCGGGATCATTGGATTAGTGCTCGGACTGCGTACGTTCTCTCAGCAGGGCATGTTTATGCTGGGGGGTGCGCTCGCCGATCGCTACGGGGCCAAAGGGGTCATTCTGTGTGGCTGCGCGATCCGCGTGGCGGGCTACCTGCTGCTGGCCTTTGGACAATCTCTGTGGACGGTGATACCGGGCGCCTGTCTCACCGGCATCGGCGGCGCGCTGTTTTCACCCGCTATTGAGGCGCTGCTGGCTAAGGCGGGCACGCACAGCGAAGCCAGCGGCAAACGTAACCGCGCCGAGTGGTTTGCCCTGTTTGCCGTGTGCGGCGAACTGGGTGCCGTGCTGGGCCCGGTTGCCGGCGCCCTGCTGACCGGCCTGGGGTTCCGCCAGGTGGCGCTGGGCGGCGCAGCGGTGTTTGTGGTGGCGCTGGGGCTGCTGTGGTTTTTCCTGCCGGCCGCGCCGCCGCGCCGCCAGGCCTTCAGCGTTCTGCCGTGGTGGACCACCTTTCGTCAGCCGCGCTTTGTGGCGTTTATCCTCGCGTACAGTTCATGGCTGCTGAGCTATAACCAGCTTTATCTGGCGCTGCCGACCGAAATTCATCGCGCGGGCGGCAGCGAAAAAGATATCGGCCCGCTTTTTATGCTGGCTTCCGTGCTGATCATTACGCTGCAGCTGCCGCTGGCGCGCCTTGCCCGCCGCATGGGCGCGGCACGGAGTTTGCCGCTGGGGTTTCTGCTGCTGGCGGCCGCGTTTACCAGCGTGGCGCTGTTTGCACCGCACCCGCCGCTGGCCGGCGGACTCAGGCTGTTGCCGGCGGCCTGCCTGGTCACGCTGCTGACGCTGGGCCAGATGCTGCTGGTGCCTGCCGCTAAAGATCTGGTGCCGCGCTTTGCGGCTGAATCCACGCTGGGCGCGCACTATGGCGCGCTCGCGACTGCCGGCGGCGTGGCGGTGCTGGCAGGTAACATCGCTTTTGGCCCGCTGCTGGATACGGCGCTGGTGCCTTCAGCGCAAGCGTACTGGCCGTGGCTGCTGCTGGCACTGTTCCCGCTGGCCAGCGCGCTGGCGCTGACGGTCATCTGCCGCGCACTGCCCCCGCTAACCCCCTCGTGAAACAGACGGGCTGAACCCGGCGTGCGGCCGCGGACTGCCGCGGTGGCTGGCAACGGCGTTCCGCTGCTGCGCGGAGCGACAGGGATAATCAGCAGCAGTTTCGCCGGCGGCATGCCGGCTGGCGTAAATCGTGCTGGAATTCGCCGCCGTAATCCGTACCATACGCGGCATACTTTGCCTGTATGCTGACAGTCGCAGGCACACACCCCTCTTTTAGCGCGAAGCTGATGGGGCTACAGACGTTCGCCGGCGGGTTAGCACAACGCGCTGACGGCAAGGCACAGCGGTCAGCCGCCGATCTGATGGCAGCCCCTTCTGGTTTCTGAGAAAGTTAATAATGCAAGAAAATCAAGATATTAATAAAAAAGAGCAGTACAACCTGAACAAGCTACAAAAGCGCCTGCGCCGCAATGTCGGCGAAGCGATCGCCGATTTTAATATGATTGAAGAAGGCGACCGCATCATGGTCTGCCTCTCCGGTGGTAAAGACAGCTACACCATGCTGGAAATTCTGCGCAATCTGCAGCAGAGCGCGCCGGTGAATTTTTCGCTGGTGGCGGTAAACCTCGATCAGAAACAGCCCGGCTTCCCGGCGCATATTCTGCCGGCGTACCTTGAGGCGCTGGGTGTCGAGTATAAGATCGTGACCGAAGACACGTACTCCATCGTCAAAGAGAAGATCCCGGAAGGGAAAACCACCTGCTCACTCTGCTCACGTCTGCGCCGGGGTATTCTGTACCGCACGGCCAGCGAGCTGGGCTGTACCAAAATTGCGCTGGGTCAC belongs to Candidatus Pantoea soli and includes:
- a CDS encoding ABC transporter ATP-binding protein encodes the protein MSISAEHISWKAGKKIIVNDVSLTVAQGETVGLLGPNGSGKSSLLRILAGLRRPDAGCVTLDGQNIARMPRKQLARRVAFVEQHSMTEANMRVRDVVKLGRIPHHSPFSGWSRHDDDTVSAALEQVDMLPKSQQGWQSLSGGERQRVHIARALAQAPTEILLDEPTNHLDIHHQLQLMQLISTLPVTSIVALHDLNHAAMFCDALIVMQKGQVVAAGTPQAVLSEALLWDVFRVKARIEISRFHGKQHIHFLA
- a CDS encoding MDR family MFS transporter; its protein translation is MPLLSLRPATTLWTPVLPASQFIFNLGFYAVVPFLALFLRDDMRLSGGIIGLVLGLRTFSQQGMFMLGGALADRYGAKGVILCGCAIRVAGYLLLAFGQSLWTVIPGACLTGIGGALFSPAIEALLAKAGTHSEASGKRNRAEWFALFAVCGELGAVLGPVAGALLTGLGFRQVALGGAAVFVVALGLLWFFLPAAPPRRQAFSVLPWWTTFRQPRFVAFILAYSSWLLSYNQLYLALPTEIHRAGGSEKDIGPLFMLASVLIITLQLPLARLARRMGAARSLPLGFLLLAAAFTSVALFAPHPPLAGGLRLLPAACLVTLLTLGQMLLVPAAKDLVPRFAAESTLGAHYGALATAGGVAVLAGNIAFGPLLDTALVPSAQAYWPWLLLALFPLASALALTVICRALPPLTPS